One genomic segment of Profundibacter amoris includes these proteins:
- the pheS gene encoding phenylalanine--tRNA ligase subunit alpha: MDALRQKYIDAIANVADEAALEDLRVAAVGKKGEVSLKMRELGKMTPEERQVAGPKLNALKDEINSAIAAKKAALADAALDDRLRSEWLDVTLPAHSRPHGTIHPVSQVTEEVAAIFADMGFKVAEGPQIENDWYNFDALNIPPHHPARQEFDTFYMNRAKGDDRPPHVLRTHTSPVQIRAMEKTGAPIRVIAPGRVYRSDYDQTHTPMFHQVEGMAIGKDISMANLKWVLEEFFAAFFEIDGIKTRFRASHFPFTEPSAEVDIQCSWVDGQLRIGEGDGWMEVLGSGMMHPKVLQAGGIDPDKWQGFAFGMGIDRIAMLKYGIPDLRAFFDSDLRWLRHYGFGALDMPTLHGGLSR; this comes from the coding sequence ATGGACGCGCTACGACAGAAATATATCGACGCCATTGCCAATGTCGCGGATGAAGCGGCACTCGAGGATTTGCGCGTCGCCGCTGTGGGCAAAAAAGGCGAGGTTTCGCTGAAAATGCGCGAGCTGGGCAAAATGACGCCCGAGGAACGGCAGGTGGCCGGTCCCAAGCTGAACGCGCTCAAGGACGAGATCAACTCCGCCATCGCCGCCAAAAAGGCCGCTCTGGCCGATGCCGCGCTGGATGACCGCCTGCGCAGCGAATGGCTGGATGTAACCCTGCCCGCGCACAGCCGCCCCCATGGCACAATCCATCCGGTGTCACAGGTGACCGAAGAAGTCGCGGCCATCTTTGCCGATATGGGGTTCAAGGTGGCCGAGGGCCCGCAGATCGAAAACGACTGGTACAATTTTGACGCGCTGAACATCCCGCCGCACCACCCCGCCCGTCAGGAATTCGACACCTTCTATATGAACCGTGCAAAAGGCGACGACCGCCCGCCGCATGTGCTGCGCACCCACACATCCCCCGTGCAGATCCGCGCGATGGAAAAAACCGGCGCCCCAATTCGCGTGATCGCGCCGGGTCGCGTTTATCGCAGCGACTATGACCAGACCCACACGCCGATGTTCCATCAGGTCGAGGGCATGGCGATTGGCAAGGATATTTCCATGGCCAACCTGAAATGGGTGCTGGAAGAATTCTTTGCCGCGTTTTTCGAAATCGACGGCATCAAAACCCGTTTCCGCGCCTCGCACTTCCCCTTCACGGAACCATCGGCCGAGGTGGATATCCAGTGTTCATGGGTCGACGGGCAGTTGCGCATCGGCGAGGGCGACGGCTGGATGGAGGTTCTTGGCTCGGGCATGATGCACCCCAAGGTGTTGCAGGCGGGCGGTATTGACCCCGACAAATGGCAGGGCTTTGCCTTTGGCATGGGCATCGACCGGATCGCGATGCTGAAATACGGCATCCCCGACCTGCGGGCGTTCTTTGACAGTGACCTGCGCTGGCTGCGGCACTACGGGTTCGGGGCGCTGGATATGCCGACGTTGCATGGTGGGTTATCGCGGTGA
- the rpmI gene encoding 50S ribosomal protein L35, with protein MPKMKTKSSCKKRFKVTAKGRVKAGQAGKRHGMIKRSNKFLRNARGTTTLSAPDEKIIKSMMPYSR; from the coding sequence ATGCCTAAGATGAAGACGAAATCGAGCTGCAAAAAGCGGTTCAAGGTCACGGCCAAGGGCCGTGTCAAAGCAGGTCAGGCCGGCAAACGCCACGGCATGATCAAGCGTTCCAACAAATTCCTGCGCAACGCGCGCGGCACAACCACGCTGTCGGCTCCTGATGAGAAAATCATCAAGTCGATGATGCCATACAGCCGCTAA
- the pyk gene encoding pyruvate kinase yields the protein MKRLRNVKIVATLGPSSNDYDMIRALFEAGADVFRLNMSHGEHDEIRERHRIIRKIEKDLDRPIAILADLQGPKLRCGKFANKAAELEDGQDFRFDLDKAPGENHRVRLPHPEIFAALKPGSTLLVDDGKVELRVNECGEDYADCTVIVGGTISNRKGVNVPDVVLPLAALSKKDRKDLEFVCQLGVDWLALSFVQRPEDVLEARELAQGRAAILSKIEKPAAVTAFKEILEVSDGIMVARGDLGVELPVQNVPPIQKQLIRGCRAAGKPVIVATQMLESMIDSPVPTRAEVSDVATAIYEGTDAIMLSAESAAGRFPIEAVTTMNNVAIEVENDPIYRDVIEASRKLKRSTVADSIVAAAREIAETTDIKAICCFTQSGTTALLTARERPSVPIIALTPLTGTARRLCLSWGVNCYFSGDVDRFKLAVVSAARAARSSGLATEKDQIVVTAGVPFNVPGTTNILRVAPCEERLIFRSEQE from the coding sequence ATGAAGCGCCTGCGCAATGTGAAAATCGTGGCCACCCTGGGGCCGTCCTCCAATGACTATGACATGATCCGCGCCCTGTTCGAGGCCGGCGCCGATGTGTTCCGTCTGAACATGAGCCACGGCGAGCATGACGAGATACGCGAACGCCACCGGATCATCCGCAAGATCGAAAAGGATCTGGACCGCCCGATCGCCATTCTGGCCGATTTGCAGGGGCCGAAACTGCGCTGCGGTAAATTCGCCAATAAGGCAGCAGAACTGGAGGACGGGCAGGATTTCCGGTTCGATCTGGATAAGGCCCCGGGTGAAAACCACCGCGTGCGCCTGCCCCATCCCGAAATTTTCGCGGCTTTGAAACCCGGATCGACCCTGCTGGTGGATGACGGCAAGGTCGAATTGCGGGTCAACGAATGTGGCGAGGATTACGCAGATTGCACCGTGATTGTCGGCGGCACGATTTCCAACCGCAAAGGGGTGAATGTGCCCGATGTAGTGCTGCCGTTGGCGGCGCTTTCGAAAAAGGACCGCAAGGATCTGGAGTTTGTCTGCCAGCTGGGTGTGGACTGGCTGGCGCTGTCATTTGTGCAGCGCCCCGAAGACGTGCTCGAGGCGCGCGAACTGGCGCAAGGCCGCGCGGCGATTCTGTCGAAGATCGAGAAACCGGCGGCGGTGACGGCGTTCAAGGAAATTCTGGAGGTCTCGGACGGGATCATGGTGGCCCGTGGCGATCTGGGCGTGGAACTGCCGGTGCAGAATGTGCCGCCGATCCAGAAACAGCTGATCCGTGGCTGCCGCGCGGCCGGCAAACCGGTGATCGTGGCAACCCAGATGCTGGAAAGCATGATCGACAGCCCCGTGCCCACCCGGGCCGAGGTGTCCGACGTGGCGACCGCGATTTACGAGGGCACGGATGCCATCATGCTGTCGGCTGAATCCGCCGCAGGGCGGTTTCCGATCGAAGCCGTGACCACGATGAACAACGTCGCAATCGAGGTCGAGAACGACCCGATCTATCGCGACGTGATCGAGGCATCGCGCAAACTGAAACGCAGCACGGTGGCTGACAGTATCGTTGCCGCCGCCCGTGAAATTGCCGAAACCACCGACATCAAGGCGATCTGCTGCTTTACCCAGTCGGGCACCACTGCCCTGTTGACCGCCCGCGAACGCCCCAGCGTGCCGATCATCGCGCTGACCCCGCTTACCGGCACCGCGCGGCGCCTGTGTCTTAGCTGGGGGGTGAATTGCTATTTCTCGGGTGATGTGGACCGTTTCAAACTGGCCGTGGTCAGTGCGGCGCGTGCGGCGCGCTCGTCCGGGCTGGCGACGGAAAAGGACCAGATCGTTGTGACCGCCGGTGTGCCCTTCAATGTGCCCGGAACCACCAATATCCTCAGGGTTGCGCCGTGCGAAGAAAGGTTGATTTTTCGTTCTGAACAGGAATAA
- a CDS encoding YtoQ family protein — protein MTLKVYLSGEIHTDWREQIIDGAKGLDVEFSAPVTDHDASDDCGVAILGAEADKFWHDHKGAKLNAIRTRKGIADADVVVVRFGEKYKQWNAAFDAGYAAALGKSLIVLHGPDHQHALKEVDAAALAVAEEPAQVVRILRYVLTGDLS, from the coding sequence ATGACATTGAAAGTTTACCTATCCGGTGAAATCCACACAGACTGGCGCGAGCAGATTATTGACGGAGCCAAGGGGCTGGATGTGGAATTTTCCGCACCTGTCACCGATCACGACGCTTCGGATGATTGCGGCGTGGCGATCCTTGGCGCCGAGGCGGACAAGTTCTGGCATGACCACAAGGGCGCCAAGCTAAACGCGATCCGCACCCGCAAGGGGATTGCGGATGCCGATGTGGTGGTGGTGCGCTTTGGCGAGAAATACAAACAGTGGAATGCGGCCTTTGATGCGGGTTATGCGGCGGCACTGGGCAAATCCCTGATCGTGCTGCACGGGCCGGACCATCAACATGCGCTGAAAGAGGTGGACGCGGCGGCTTTGGCAGTGGCCGAAGAACCGGCGCAGGTGGTGCGGATTTTGCGCTATGTGTTGACGGGTGATCTGTCCTAG
- a CDS encoding GMC family oxidoreductase — protein MTYDYIIIGGGSAGCVLAARLSEDAAVSVCLLESGGAGRDILIRAPALVAAMVSGRPKINNWAFHTVPQAGLNGRRGFQPRGRTLGGSSAINAMLYLRGHRKDYDEWAGLGCDGWGWDDVLPYFKRAEGNMRADALHGCDGPLKVMGQNAPLGISQAFIEAAEAQQIRRNGDFNGERQEGAGLYQVTQFSDGPHKGERCSAAAAYLHPVLGRRNLTVITRAEVARILIEGGRAIGVAYKRKGDSHEIKARREVILSAGAFGSPKLLMLSGIGHAEELQAQGIDVVRDLPGVGQNLQDHLDYTISYKSRRRDVIGLNPLGLLQLARAGLKWRKSGEGMFTTPYAEGGAFVRSDPALGRPDLQLHFVIGIVDQHMRKIHLAHGFSCHVCVLRPQSRGHVGLTDANPASPPRIDPAFLSDPADLQVLVRGARIMNDLLKAEPLAPWRGKRLYPVDGTDAGYEADIRARADTIYHPVGTCRMGRDDMAVVDPELRLHGVEGLRVVDASVMPRLVGGNTNAPTIMIAEKAAEMIRQGR, from the coding sequence GTGACCTATGATTACATCATCATCGGCGGCGGCTCGGCCGGCTGTGTTCTGGCGGCGCGTCTAAGCGAGGATGCGGCTGTTTCCGTCTGTCTGCTGGAATCCGGCGGGGCGGGCAGGGATATTTTGATCCGCGCGCCCGCGCTGGTGGCGGCGATGGTGTCGGGGCGGCCAAAGATCAACAACTGGGCCTTTCACACGGTGCCGCAGGCGGGGCTGAACGGGCGGCGCGGGTTCCAGCCGCGCGGGCGCACGCTGGGCGGCTCCAGCGCGATCAACGCCATGCTGTATTTGCGCGGGCACCGCAAGGATTACGATGAATGGGCCGGTCTGGGCTGCGATGGCTGGGGCTGGGACGATGTGTTGCCCTATTTCAAACGGGCCGAGGGGAATATGCGTGCTGATGCGTTGCACGGGTGCGACGGGCCGCTGAAGGTGATGGGCCAGAACGCGCCGCTGGGCATTTCGCAGGCGTTTATCGAGGCGGCAGAGGCGCAACAAATCCGCCGCAACGGGGATTTCAATGGTGAGCGGCAAGAGGGTGCGGGCCTGTATCAGGTCACACAGTTTTCCGACGGACCGCACAAGGGCGAGCGGTGCTCGGCGGCGGCGGCCTATCTGCATCCGGTGCTGGGGCGCAGAAACCTGACGGTGATCACACGGGCCGAAGTGGCACGCATCCTGATCGAGGGCGGGCGCGCCATTGGAGTGGCCTACAAGCGCAAGGGTGATAGTCACGAAATAAAGGCGCGGCGCGAGGTTATCCTGTCGGCGGGGGCCTTCGGGTCGCCAAAGCTGCTGATGTTGTCGGGGATCGGTCACGCAGAGGAATTGCAGGCGCAGGGGATTGATGTGGTGCGGGATTTGCCCGGCGTCGGGCAGAACCTTCAGGACCATCTGGATTACACGATTTCCTATAAATCCAGGCGCCGGGATGTGATCGGGCTGAACCCGCTTGGCCTGTTGCAACTGGCTCGCGCGGGGCTGAAATGGCGCAAGTCCGGCGAGGGGATGTTCACCACGCCTTATGCCGAGGGCGGCGCGTTTGTCCGCTCCGATCCTGCGCTGGGGCGACCGGATCTGCAACTGCATTTCGTGATCGGGATTGTGGATCAGCACATGCGCAAAATCCATCTGGCGCACGGGTTCAGTTGCCATGTCTGCGTATTACGGCCTCAAAGCCGCGGGCATGTCGGGCTTACCGATGCCAATCCCGCCAGCCCGCCGCGGATTGATCCGGCATTCCTGTCGGACCCAGCCGATTTGCAGGTGCTGGTGCGGGGCGCGCGGATTATGAATGATCTGCTGAAGGCCGAGCCGCTGGCGCCTTGGCGGGGCAAGCGGCTGTATCCGGTGGATGGAACCGATGCGGGGTACGAGGCTGATATCAGGGCGCGGGCGGATACGATTTACCACCCTGTCGGCACATGCCGCATGGGGCGTGACGACATGGCGGTGGTTGACCCCGAACTGCGGCTGCACGGGGTGGAGGGTTTGCGGGTGGTGGATGCTTCGGTGATGCCGCGACTGGTGGGCGGCAATACCAATGCGCCCACCATCATGATCGCGGAAAAAGCGGCGGAAATGATCCGGCAAGGCAGG
- a CDS encoding ASCH domain-containing protein: MIIDLQDTYPGAGTFTLGEDAETSAALIALVRAKTKHAECAPLAEFGGDEAAMPKVGRCDIIANWDGTPAVVVKTTSVKTLPFDKVTERMALAEGEHETLAEWRKAREKHFKRNGGFTPDMPLVFEFFEVVENLIGSEIDPDEETK; the protein is encoded by the coding sequence ATGATCATAGACCTGCAAGACACATACCCCGGCGCGGGGACGTTCACTCTGGGCGAGGATGCCGAGACATCCGCCGCCCTGATCGCACTGGTGCGGGCCAAGACCAAGCACGCCGAATGTGCCCCGCTGGCCGAATTCGGCGGCGACGAGGCCGCGATGCCCAAGGTCGGGCGTTGCGATATCATTGCCAACTGGGATGGCACGCCGGCGGTGGTGGTCAAAACCACTTCGGTCAAAACCCTGCCCTTTGACAAGGTGACCGAGCGCATGGCGCTGGCCGAAGGCGAACACGAAACACTGGCCGAGTGGCGCAAGGCCCGCGAAAAGCATTTCAAACGCAACGGCGGATTCACCCCCGACATGCCGCTGGTGTTTGAATTTTTTGAAGTGGTCGAGAATTTGATCGGCAGTGAAATTGATCCGGACGAGGAAACAAAATGA
- a CDS encoding LysR family transcriptional regulator, which produces MNSTSATLDWNHVRAFLATAEHGSLSAAARKLGQTQPTLSRQVAALESRLGILLFERVGRRLQMTNGGRELLAQTRIMGDAADRLALAALGQSQSISGEISITASDVFSAFLLPPVLHRLRGLAPHLKINVVADNDIRDILKREADIAIRHSRPTQPDLIARLVRQATAHFYASSGYLKLHGRPKTLADMGEHDFVSIGSPQQMLDFMLPLGLPLDEGNFPVGSQNGIVAWELVKQDFGIMIMADEVAALTTGIERVLPQMEPVEFPVWLVTHRELHTSRRIRLVFDLLAEAMGQSAA; this is translated from the coding sequence ATGAATAGTACTTCGGCCACCCTTGACTGGAACCACGTCCGCGCCTTTCTGGCCACCGCCGAACACGGCTCGCTATCGGCTGCGGCTCGCAAGCTGGGTCAGACACAACCGACTTTGTCACGTCAGGTGGCCGCGCTTGAGAGCCGGCTGGGCATCCTGCTGTTTGAACGGGTTGGCCGGCGGCTGCAAATGACAAATGGCGGGCGCGAATTGCTGGCGCAAACTCGTATCATGGGCGATGCCGCTGATCGTTTGGCGCTGGCCGCGTTGGGCCAGTCCCAAAGCATTTCGGGCGAAATCAGTATCACCGCCAGCGATGTTTTTTCCGCCTTCCTGCTACCGCCTGTTTTGCACCGGCTGCGCGGTCTGGCCCCGCATTTGAAAATCAATGTGGTGGCCGATAATGACATCCGCGATATTCTTAAGCGCGAGGCCGATATCGCCATTCGCCACTCGCGCCCGACACAACCGGATCTGATTGCGCGTCTGGTGCGTCAGGCTACCGCGCATTTTTACGCCTCCAGCGGATACCTGAAATTACACGGGCGTCCCAAAACCCTTGCCGATATGGGCGAGCATGATTTTGTTTCCATTGGCAGCCCACAGCAGATGCTGGACTTTATGCTTCCCCTTGGATTGCCACTGGATGAAGGCAATTTCCCGGTCGGATCACAAAACGGCATTGTCGCATGGGAATTGGTGAAACAGGATTTTGGCATTATGATCATGGCCGACGAAGTCGCGGCCCTGACCACAGGGATCGAGCGGGTCTTGCCACAGATGGAGCCGGTGGAGTTTCCGGTCTGGCTGGTCACCCACCGCGAATTGCACACCAGCCGCCGGATACGGCTGGTGTTTGATTTACTGGCCGAAGCCATGGGCCAATCAGCCGCGTAG
- the rplT gene encoding 50S ribosomal protein L20 — protein MRVTSGPTTQARHKKVIKAAKGFKGRRKNLFKSATQAVDKANQYATRDRKQRKRNFRALWIQRINAAVRSHDEALTYSRFINGLSKAGIEVDRKVLADLAVNEPDAFTAIVEKAQAALA, from the coding sequence ATGAGAGTTACTTCAGGTCCAACGACCCAAGCCCGCCATAAGAAAGTCATCAAAGCCGCCAAAGGTTTTAAAGGCCGCCGTAAAAACCTGTTCAAATCAGCTACACAGGCTGTGGACAAGGCGAACCAATACGCAACCCGCGACCGCAAGCAGCGCAAACGCAATTTCCGCGCCCTGTGGATCCAGCGTATCAACGCCGCCGTGCGCAGCCACGACGAAGCGCTGACATATTCGCGTTTCATCAACGGCCTGTCCAAAGCGGGCATCGAGGTTGACCGCAAGGTTCTGGCCGATCTGGCTGTGAACGAACCGGATGCCTTTACAGCGATCGTTGAAAAGGCCCAGGCCGCGCTCGCGTAA
- a CDS encoding class I SAM-dependent methyltransferase, producing MDMLPEKETTMMNNAKFWDRAAAKYAKSPISDMQAYEFTLERTRSYMTQSDQVLELGCGTGSTAIRLAPAVSKIIATDCSGAMLDVGRARAAEQGTDNVQFEKAVVAEAPKGPFDMVTAFNLLHLLEDLDGALAEAYARTKPGGYFISKTTCTPDQGAPLHFRLIMAVLPVMQFFGKAPFVRMRTVQELEKAIEQAGFEIIETGNYPAKPPSRFIVARK from the coding sequence ATGGATATGCTGCCTGAAAAGGAGACTACCATGATGAACAATGCGAAATTCTGGGATAGGGCCGCTGCAAAATATGCCAAATCCCCTATCAGTGATATGCAGGCCTATGAATTTACACTTGAACGCACGCGATCCTACATGACGCAAAGTGATCAGGTTCTTGAACTGGGCTGTGGCACGGGATCAACCGCGATACGGCTTGCGCCTGCCGTATCAAAGATCATCGCGACGGATTGCTCGGGCGCCATGTTGGATGTGGGGCGGGCGCGCGCTGCAGAGCAGGGGACAGATAACGTTCAATTCGAAAAGGCAGTGGTGGCCGAGGCGCCAAAAGGTCCGTTTGATATGGTTACGGCGTTCAATTTATTGCATTTATTGGAAGATTTAGACGGCGCGCTGGCAGAAGCCTATGCTCGCACCAAGCCGGGTGGATACTTCATATCAAAAACCACATGCACGCCCGATCAGGGCGCCCCTTTGCATTTTCGTTTGATAATGGCTGTGCTGCCGGTCATGCAATTCTTTGGCAAAGCGCCCTTTGTGCGGATGCGAACGGTGCAAGAGCTGGAAAAAGCCATTGAGCAAGCGGGTTTCGAGATCATCGAGACCGGTAATTACCCGGCCAAGCCGCCCAGCCGGTTTATCGTTGCACGGAAATAG
- the pheT gene encoding phenylalanine--tRNA ligase subunit beta encodes MKFTLSWLKDHLDTSASLDEILYALTDLGLEVEEVINPADALADFTLGYVKKAEKHPDADRLRVCEVETDEGTKQIICGAPNARQGITVVVCKPGMYIPGLDLTIKVGKIRGVESHGMMASEKELELSDEHDGIIELPSGEVGQKFVDWLAENDPAKVDPVIDIAITPNRPDALGVRGIARDLAARGLGTLKPAKTAQVKGTFESPIKVTIDEDTRTSGCEVFMGRLIRGVKNGPSPEWLQQRLRAIGLRPISALVDITNFFTIDANRPLHVFDADKVSGDLRVHRAKGGEILIGLDEKEYTFTEGMVVISDDNGIESIGGIMGGLETGCTNDTVNVFLEAAVWDAIGIAKTGRALKINSDARYRNERGIDPLFNAPALELATQMILDLCGGEPSEVVQAGEIPDVSRAYQLDTDRVQSLVGMEIAPETQRKTLTALGFVLDDKDMAQVPSWRPDVQGPADLVEEVARVASLTKLQGKPMARDHEGVARPILTPMQVRESMARRTIASLGYNECVTYSFIDQASAELFGGGDDATMLDNPISSEMSHMRPDLLPALLQAAARNQARGFADMALFEVGPAFSGGEPGEQHLLATGILIGHTGPKDVHGERRAVDVYDAKADAEAVLSAIKAPAKAQILRGSPDWWHPGRSGNICLGPKKVMATFGELHPKVLAAMDVKGPAVGFTVFLEEPPFPRNKSATRPALALRDLQAVERDFAFVVDEGVEALKLVNAAASADVKLIESVRVFDEFIGGSLGEGKKSLAISVRLQPVEKTLTDEDIAVVSEKVIAKVAKATGGVLRG; translated from the coding sequence ATGAAATTCACACTCTCTTGGCTAAAAGACCACTTGGACACATCGGCCAGCCTCGATGAAATTCTCTATGCCCTCACCGATCTGGGGCTGGAGGTGGAAGAGGTGATCAACCCCGCCGATGCGCTGGCGGATTTCACCCTTGGCTATGTGAAAAAGGCCGAAAAGCACCCCGACGCTGACCGTCTGCGCGTGTGCGAGGTGGAAACCGACGAGGGCACGAAACAGATCATCTGCGGCGCCCCCAATGCGCGGCAAGGCATCACAGTGGTGGTGTGCAAGCCGGGCATGTATATTCCGGGCCTTGATCTGACCATCAAGGTTGGCAAAATCCGCGGGGTGGAAAGCCACGGCATGATGGCCTCGGAAAAGGAACTGGAACTGTCGGACGAACACGATGGCATTATCGAATTGCCGTCGGGCGAGGTGGGCCAGAAATTCGTTGACTGGCTGGCCGAAAACGATCCCGCCAAAGTGGACCCCGTGATCGACATCGCCATCACCCCGAACCGCCCCGATGCGCTGGGCGTGCGCGGCATTGCCCGCGATCTGGCGGCGCGCGGGTTGGGCACGCTGAAACCGGCCAAAACGGCGCAGGTCAAGGGCACATTCGAAAGCCCGATCAAGGTAACGATTGACGAGGATACCCGCACCAGTGGTTGCGAGGTATTCATGGGCCGGCTGATCAGGGGCGTGAAAAACGGCCCCAGCCCCGAATGGCTGCAACAACGCCTGCGGGCAATCGGCTTGCGCCCCATTTCGGCGCTGGTGGACATTACCAACTTCTTTACTATTGATGCCAACCGGCCGCTGCATGTGTTCGATGCCGACAAGGTTTCGGGCGACCTGCGGGTGCATCGCGCCAAGGGCGGCGAGATCCTGATCGGGCTGGACGAAAAGGAATACACATTTACCGAAGGCATGGTGGTGATTTCAGATGACAACGGCATCGAGAGCATCGGCGGTATCATGGGCGGGCTGGAAACGGGCTGCACCAATGACACCGTGAATGTTTTTCTGGAGGCCGCCGTCTGGGACGCAATCGGGATTGCCAAAACCGGCCGCGCGCTGAAAATCAATTCGGACGCCCGTTATCGTAACGAGCGCGGGATTGATCCGCTGTTCAACGCACCGGCGCTGGAACTGGCCACACAGATGATCCTTGATCTGTGCGGTGGCGAGCCATCCGAAGTGGTGCAGGCCGGTGAAATCCCCGACGTGTCCCGCGCCTATCAACTGGACACCGACCGCGTGCAATCGCTGGTGGGGATGGAGATCGCACCGGAAACACAGCGGAAAACGCTGACTGCGCTGGGCTTTGTGCTGGATGACAAGGACATGGCGCAGGTGCCCAGCTGGCGCCCCGATGTGCAGGGACCTGCCGATCTGGTGGAAGAAGTGGCGCGGGTCGCGTCCCTGACGAAACTGCAAGGCAAACCGATGGCGCGCGACCACGAAGGCGTGGCGCGGCCCATTTTGACACCGATGCAGGTGCGCGAAAGCATGGCGCGGCGCACGATTGCGTCGCTGGGCTATAATGAATGTGTGACCTATTCCTTTATTGATCAGGCCAGCGCGGAATTGTTCGGCGGCGGCGATGACGCCACCATGCTGGACAACCCGATTTCTTCGGAAATGAGCCACATGCGCCCCGATCTTCTGCCCGCTCTGTTGCAGGCCGCCGCCCGCAACCAGGCGCGCGGCTTTGCCGATATGGCGCTGTTCGAGGTTGGCCCCGCCTTTAGCGGGGGCGAGCCGGGCGAACAGCATCTGCTGGCCACCGGTATTCTAATCGGCCACACCGGCCCCAAGGATGTGCACGGGGAACGCCGCGCGGTGGATGTCTATGACGCCAAGGCCGATGCCGAGGCGGTTTTGTCTGCCATCAAGGCACCTGCCAAGGCGCAGATCCTGCGGGGATCACCGGACTGGTGGCATCCGGGGCGGTCAGGCAACATCTGTCTGGGGCCGAAAAAGGTGATGGCGACATTCGGCGAATTGCACCCCAAGGTGCTGGCGGCAATGGATGTGAAGGGGCCTGCGGTGGGCTTTACCGTGTTTCTTGAGGAGCCGCCCTTTCCGCGCAACAAATCCGCCACCCGTCCGGCGCTTGCCTTGCGGGATTTGCAGGCGGTCGAACGGGATTTCGCCTTTGTGGTGGATGAAGGCGTCGAGGCGCTGAAACTGGTGAATGCGGCGGCCAGTGCGGACGTGAAACTGATCGAATCCGTGCGGGTGTTTGACGAATTCATCGGTGGGTCATTGGGCGAGGGCAAGAAATCATTGGCAATTTCGGTGCGTTTGCAACCGGTGGAAAAGACGCTGACGGACGAGGATATTGCAGTGGTGTCCGAGAAGGTGATTGCCAAGGTGGCCAAGGCAACCGGCGGCGTTCTACGCGGCTGA